The DNA window CCCAGACAGGTTATCAAGACCTGGAAAATCACTTATGGTCCAAAATAATGCAGCATGCATGCGAAAAAACTTTCCATCAACAGAGTCATACACGTCAACACCCTTCCATagttcttttaactcattaataAGGGGTTGCAGAAAAACATCAATATTATTACCAGGCATCTTTGGACCAGGAATTATCATAGACATAATAAGAGAGGCTTGCTTCATACAACACCATGGAGGATAGTTGTATACATACAACATCACCGGCCATACACTAATGTTGGAGCTGAGAGTCCCAAATGGATTGAAACCATCGAAAGCCAAAGCAAGTCGTATGTTACGTGGATCTTCAGCAAACTCCGGATATAACAAATCAAACTCCTTCCATGCTTTGCTGTCTCTTGGATGCTTTAACTTTCCATCTGAGTTAGGAAACTCTGAATGCCAACGCATTAGTCTTGATGTTTTAGAGGACATGTATAACCTTCTTAGCCTAGGAGTGAGAGGAAAGTATCTCAATACCTTTTCCGGAATTAGCCTCGCCATATGTTCAGCTGTGTCCAAAACTCCTGGATTGCTGCTGGTGTTATCCTCTGCTTTATATCGAGATGCATTGCATATTGTGCATTTACTCTTGGTCTCATTATCTGGACCCCAAAAGAGCATACAGTTGTTTGGACATACATGAATTTTTTCATATCCCAAGCCTAGCTGCTTAATCATTTTTTTTGCTTCATAAAATGAAACAGGCAGATTTGCATGAGGAAACGCTCTCTTTAGAAGATCAAGTATCATCGAGAATGTCTTGTCAGTCGCACCGCATAGCACTTTGATATGATACAGCTCAACTATAAATGATAACTTGCTATACTTTGTACACTCGGGGTATAATCTGCGATTTCCATCCTTTAGCAACTCTCGAATCCTATCAGATTCCTCTTGAGTATCATCTTCGATATGAATTGGAAAAGAGTTGTTCCTCTCTTCAACGGGCTCATCATCAACCCCATCAAAGTTGTTGGCAGCTGAACCGAAGATATCGTTAAGCATATCCTGTAGTGGAGCTCTTTCCTCTGATTCGCTAAAGTCATGGCTTGATGATGCTTCTTCATGTTGAACTACACTTTCTCCATGCATATACCAAAAAgtgtatttttttgaaaaacctttTTGGAGTAAATGTGCTAACACCTCAACTCTAGTCCTCATGTTCTTAAAACCACATCTAATGCACGGACAGATAATTTTTCCATTTACGGCAACCCTTTGAAAGGCAAAATCTAAGAAGTCAGCTACACCGCATTTGTACTCCGCTGTTGTAATTGATTTATCAATCCAACTCTTGTCAATCATAGTTAGACACTCTGGTTTAAATGCCGAGATATGCAAAATGTAAGTATTGAAAAATCAGAGAAATGACTAAAtctaaaaaaactttaaaaaacagGAATATTTAACAGgaatatttaactaaaaaaattaaaaaaggaagTTAAGAAGTCTTACTAGGAAATGGAAAATCAGAAACCTGCAGTAAAATAgaagagaatta is part of the Arachis duranensis cultivar V14167 chromosome 1, aradu.V14167.gnm2.J7QH, whole genome shotgun sequence genome and encodes:
- the LOC107485490 gene encoding uncharacterized protein LOC107485490; the protein is MIDKSWIDKSITTAEYKCGVADFLDFAFQRVAVNGKIICPCIRCGFKNMRTRVEVLAHLLQKGFSKKYTFWYMHGESVVQHEEASSSHDFSESEERAPLQDMLNDIFGSAANNFDGVDDEPVEERNNSFPIHIEDDTQEESDRIRELLKDGNRRLYPECTKYSKLSFIVELYHIKVLCGATDKTFSMILDLLKRAFPHANLPVSFYEAKKMIKQLGLGYEKIHVCPNNCMLFWGPDNETKSKCTICNASRYKAEDNTSSNPGVLDTAEHMARLIPEKVLRYFPLTPRLRRLYMSSKTSRLMRWHSEFPNSDGKLKHPRDSKAWKEFDLLYPEFAEDPRNIRLALAFDGFNPFGTLSSNISVWPVMLYVYNYPPWCCMKQASLIMSMIIPGPKMPGNNIDVFLQPLINELKELWKGVDVYDSVDGKFFRMHAALFWTISDFPGLDNLSGWNTHTSLACPSCNFDTVSRRLKHGMKYCFMGHRRWLPDNHEYRQNMHSFDGTTELRGPPSTLSGSAILSQIQSSRKRSHEALNAGNNPLQWKKRSIFWDLPYWKDNLIRHCLDMMHIEKNVCDNVLFTVLDDKQKTKDNLAARKDLQLMGIREQLHPFTNSSKYPPSCFRMTNADKDIFLSVLKSVSFPDGYSSNISRCIDLKKRKIFGLKSHDSHILMEHILPIAFRRSLPKEVTSVLIELCNYFREVSGKSLAVDNLEKL